A portion of the Candidatus Reconcilbacillus cellulovorans genome contains these proteins:
- a CDS encoding glucosamine-6-phosphate deaminase, which yields MRIRIGSEAAIGRLAGELIVRQLREKPDSVLGLATGSTALVVYREWVRLYREGRLRFAKARSFNLDEYVGLPSHHPQSYRAYMREHLFRHVDLPEDSAMIPDGTAADPEAECRRYEAAIEACGGIDWQLLGIGRNGHIGFNEPGPCLQANTHVAELAEETRKANARFFSSPNEVPHRAITVGMGAILKARRIVLVAIGEEKAAAVRDALAGPVTTWVPASFLQLHRDVTVLLDDGAASMLPDRLREQAARIGERGDAA from the coding sequence ATGCGGATTCGGATCGGATCTGAGGCGGCGATCGGCCGGCTGGCCGGCGAGCTGATCGTCCGGCAGCTGCGCGAGAAGCCGGACAGCGTGCTCGGGCTGGCGACGGGTTCGACCGCTCTCGTCGTTTACCGCGAATGGGTGCGGCTTTACCGAGAGGGACGGCTTCGGTTCGCGAAAGCGAGGTCGTTCAATCTGGACGAGTACGTCGGTTTGCCGAGCCATCATCCGCAAAGCTACCGGGCGTACATGCGTGAGCATTTGTTCCGGCACGTCGATCTTCCGGAAGATTCGGCGATGATTCCGGACGGGACGGCGGCCGACCCTGAGGCGGAATGTAGGCGGTACGAGGCTGCGATTGAGGCGTGCGGCGGCATCGACTGGCAGCTGCTCGGCATCGGGCGTAACGGCCATATCGGTTTTAACGAACCGGGTCCTTGTCTTCAGGCGAACACCCACGTTGCGGAATTGGCCGAGGAGACGCGCAAGGCAAACGCGCGCTTTTTCAGCTCGCCGAATGAGGTGCCGCATCGGGCGATCACGGTCGGGATGGGCGCTATTTTGAAGGCGCGCCGGATCGTGCTGGTCGCGATCGGCGAGGAAAAGGCGGCCGCCGTCCGAGACGCGCTTGCGGGGCCGGTGACGACGTGGGTGCCGGCGTCGTTTTTGCAGTTGCATCGCGACGTGACGGTGTTGCTCGACGACGGAGCGGCGTCGATGCTTCCGGACCGGCTGCGGGAGCAGGCGGCGCGGATCGGCGAAAGGGGTGACGCGGCGTGA